A part of Setaria viridis chromosome 8, Setaria_viridis_v4.0, whole genome shotgun sequence genomic DNA contains:
- the LOC117834774 gene encoding protein neprosin, which yields MAATRACLVALAVALAFLLLEGPTMVAALGAAGGSSEEHLRQVRSFLRRVNKAPVTSIQSPDGDIIDCVPISKQPAFDHPLLKNHTIQMQPSDHPRGQYGDSNIAPHPITQAWHQNGKCPENNVPIRRTKEEDVLRASSVNLYGKKRPDSIPNIHPEASDTSVHEYAVASSADGQYYGTRININLWKPMTETAKDFSLTQLWTVAGSYANNDLNTIEVGWQVDQDSYGDNNPRLFIYWTSNAYHGTGCYNLICSGFVQTNNQIALGGTLYPQSVYGGSQYEISILVWKDQNTGNWWLQVGGTDVGYWPSSIFTHLKNSASIVQWGGEVASFSAGQTSTDMGSGHFPGEGFGKASYIRNIQVVDSSNYLRQASVSQLIRPSPSCYNVQSGTSNDWGTYIFYGGPGRNPNCP from the exons ATGGCAGCGACGCGAGCGTGCTTGGTCGCGCTCGCCGTGGCTCTCGCGTTTCTCCTCTTGGAGGGGCCAACAATGGTAGCGGCGTTGGGGGCTGCCGGAGGATCGTCGGAAGAGCACCTGAGGCAGGTGCGAAGCTTCCTCAGGCGGGTCAACAAGGCTCCTGTCACGAGCATTCAG AGCCCAGATGGAGATATCATAGACTGTGTGCCCATCTCCAAACAGCCTGCATTCGATCATCCTCTCCTGAAGAACCATACCATACAG ATGCAGCCTTCTGACCATCCTAGAGGTCAGTATGGTGACTCCAACATTGCACCTCATCCAATCACACAAGCATGGCACCAGAATGGCAAGTGCCCTGAGAACAATGTACCAATCCGAAGGACAAAGGAGGAGGATGTCCTGAGGGCCAGCTCGGTCAATTTGTATGGAAAGAAGAGGCCCGACAGCATACCAAATATCCACCCTGAAGCTAGTGATACGAGTGTCCACGAG TATGCTGTAGCATCTTCAGCAGATGGCCAATACTATGGAACTCGAATCAATATAAATCTGTGGAAACCAATGACCGAGACGGCCAAAGACTTCAGCTTGACCCAACTCTGGACCGTTGCAGGGTCGTATGCCAACAACGATCTCAATACCATTGAAGTAGGATGGCAG GTTGACCAAGATTCCTATGGGGATAACAATCCTAGACTCTTCATCTACTGGACT AGCAATGCGTATCATGGAACAGGATGCTACAATCTAATATGCTCAGGATTCGTCCAGACAAACAATCAGATTGCTCTCGGTGGTACCCTCTACCCTCAGTCCGTCTATGGTGGCTCACAATACGAAATATCTATTCTAGTTTGGAAG GACCAAAACACGGGCAACTGGTGGTTGCAAGTAGGAGGCACTGATGTGGGTTATTGGCCATCTTCCATCTTCACCCACTTGAAAAACAGTGCCTCCATTGTTCAGTGGGGTGGCGAGGTGGCCTCGTTTAGCGCCGGTCAAACTTCAACAGACATGGGCAGTGGACACTTCCCTGGGGAAGGGTTTGGCAAGGCCAGCTACATCAGGAACATCCAAGTGGTAGATTCATCCAACTATCTCAGACAAGCAAGTGTTTCGCAATTAATAAGGCCGTCCCCCAGCTGCTATAACGTGCAGAGTGGCACTAGCAACGACTGGGGCACATACATCTTTTATGGAGGACCTGGGAGGAACCCCAACTGCCCATAG